The stretch of DNA TGGCCTCATATATTGACGAGCTCGATGAGCAGCCCTCTCCCGGTCCAAGGCTCAGAGATTCTTACGGGGGCAAATCGCTGCATGAGCAGTCGCATGGCGAATCCTTCTTCGCCGCTTTCATGCACCGGTTCGGCGGACGCGGCCTGTACATCCTGGACGAGCCCGAAGCCGCGCTGTCGCCTCTGCGGCAAATGTCGCTGCTGGCCCGTATGCATCAACTGGTGCGCAGCGACTCGCAGTTCGTCATCGCTACCCACTCGCCGATTCTAATGTCCTATCCGGGGGCGGATATTTGGCTGCTGGAAGGGGAAGGAATCCGGGAAGTTGCCTTGGAGGAGACGGAGCATTACGCAGTGACCAAGGCGTTCATGAATGACCGCGAGGGCATGCTGCGCGAGCTGCTT from Paenibacillus sophorae encodes:
- a CDS encoding AAA family ATPase; this translates as MTMEKDKLYLRHMELLRDKVPSFRSYPFHLPVIRSLERLVFRNPVTFLVGENGSGKSTLLEGIAAAWGFNPEGGTLNFSFNTRSSHSSLYEYLRIARGVKRPKDGFFLRAESYYNVASYIDELDEQPSPGPRLRDSYGGKSLHEQSHGESFFAAFMHRFGGRGLYILDEPEAALSPLRQMSLLARMHQLVRSDSQFVIATHSPILMSYPGADIWLLEGEGIREVALEETEHYAVTKAFMNDREGMLRELLGEE